The Mobula hypostoma chromosome 1, sMobHyp1.1, whole genome shotgun sequence genome includes the window ttaatatgtaaagtagaaataattgaGCAGTTAAGCTATCAATCCCCTCATCTTGCAAAAATCCTCATCCTACACTCAGTCTTTCATCTTGCTAAACTGATGAAGAATTTCTTGTTCAGGGCAAAGAGCACTGATGTTCATTGCTATCCAATATATTAGCTATGAGCACAAGTTAAATAATAAGATCTTACCAAGTGGTAAGATCAGTGACCTTACTCCCAAGTTCCCAATCTGGCATCCAGCTATCCTCTCCCAGTTTTTCTCCTGATATTAACTTCAACTTTCTAGTATTCTTGCAGCACTCCGAAGAACTGACCCCTGAACTGCCCCAACCTAAGATACTCAATGTATGTGAACTACCTACTTGATTCCATCAGAAGTATTCATGAAGTCTTGTTGTACCTTCTCAGTTGCCCACCAAACCCCAGTCAAGACTTCCAAGGCCCACCTGGTTCCTTCAGTATAATGTAGTAACTGCATGGGCGCCTACTGCAGTCCAGTCTATACAAGCAGTCCCCAGattacttaaacaacaggaattctgcagatgctggaaattcaagcaacatacatcaaagttgctgctgcgttcaccagcaactttgatgtatgctcCCAGATTACTTAAGGTTTCTTTCTGACAAATGTCCAGGAACCAATTTTTCTGCGTCAGATATCAGCAGTTTCAGTGAAGGTTGACTAACAAGAACAGCTATCCACTGTCTTTCAATGTAGTTACAATAGTACAGTAGCAGATTGTCCCACATCTATAATGGCTAGTTTTAATTACCTTAGAAGTATGAATGGATACTCCATTCTTTGATAAAGTATTTTACAAGTGTCAAGATATGGCCTTATCCGTTTCAAAATAAGTCTCTTACGTGCTCTCACTGGTTAATTACTGTGCAGAAGTTATGTGTAAAcagttttaattttgaaaactgGATACTTTTGAACTAGTAGGCTGCTACCTTATTCCATAATCCCTGACCATGTTAATATTGCTGTAACTAACTTATCTTGAAAAATACTTTAAAGTTTATGTGAAAATTTGCAAAATAATGTTAGATTTCCCTAAGTCAGGTCTTCTATTACTTAGGGAGCCCCTGCATTAATGATGAGATTGGAGACACAAAATTTGGAGCTCTTTAGACTTGCTTGAATGCAGTCTATCCTGGCAACATTGCTGTACAAGAACGGGTGTAACTAAGCTTAATCACCTAAGTGTTAAAGTCTAATAAAGAGTTTTTGTGTTGCCGAAGTCTGCAAATATTTGAATAAGTTCTGTATTTACAAATATTTTCATATCACTAACACTTTTGAATTATTTTACACTCTGAATATAGAAATACATATATTGATAGCATTGTAAGCCAATGTTTTACTAAAACAATCCTAAACTAATTCGTTGTATCTGACTTCCAACAGCTTTGTACCTTTCTCTGGTTCAAATTTACTTTCCCTTAAAATAAATGTAGCAGTCTCTGCTCAGGCACTAGCATTAacagaatatttatttatttccattatatttatgtgtattctgtttcaattCCTTCTCTTTTCCACACCAAAAGCCTATTTCCACATGTATGTTATCAGAAATATCTGATTATTTCAATGGCATAAAACTGAATATGTGAAATACCAATGTATTTTTatgagtcatagagcaatatagcAGGGAAACATGCCCTTCAACCCAAATAGTCTatgaccacagcatcctccctgctagtcccagtaGCCTGCACTCGGTCCACAACCCTCCAAGCCTAACccttccacgtacctatctaaatgcctgtaaaatgttgcagttgtacccaCTTCAAACGCTTCCTCTGTCAGcttattccaggtactcactactgTTAGATCTGTTTTAAATCTGCGTCTGTGCCCTCCCACCAACCTTGGGGGGAAAAGACAATGACTGTCCACTTTATCCATACCACTCATGGTCTTAAGAAACTTctgttaggtcacccctcattccagagaataaagagCTAGCATGGCCAACCTTTCCTGTAACTCAggtactctaatccaggcagcatcttcttctgcactccagttcgacaatgtctttcctataacagggtgaccaaaactgtactcaaTACCAAAACTATACATAATAAACTTTGATGTTTTATATGGTACCTTCTCAAGTGTATATCAATTTGAGATTTAATATTGATTTTTGCCTGCAAAAATTAtggatgtgtgtttttttttgtatctatAAGAAAAGAACATATCCATTATTTATAAACAGAATTCTTTTCAAATTGCATTACTCTACATGAGCATTATTACATTCTTGTAAAATGTGAGAAATGGAATACTTTCTGTAAAGGATCCAAAAACACTCATTTAAACATTTGCCCCAAAAGTATAGTCTGATTTATTTTAAATAGCTACCTGTTTGGTATGGATAAGTTGTcattttaatttggatttttgaGTCTATGTACTAAACTAATGTAAACAGTGAAATGAGAAACATTTTGAACCAAATCTATGTGGGAGTATACTTTGCTTCTCACCAGCAGTAGAAACACAGTGTATTTGGTATGCATAGAAGTTGCCATTCACTAAAGTTTGTCCTGTCTTAACTTAAAATATCTTTTGTATTTCCTGAAAAACATCACTAAAATACAAAACTAAAGAAGGATCTTTGTCAGTGCCTTCAAAAAGTAATCCAGTTAGTCCTGTTTCCTTGTTCTTTCTACATTTTCCTTTTAGTTTACCAAATAATAATCAAAGTATCCTTTGAAGATTACTCCATAGCACCCTGTCAGGTACTTTTGAAAAAAGGCCTGTATTGCCTTTGTTAATTTGGTTTGTTATTTTAAAGCTGTCTTTTTCAGCCTTTCAAGGTGTTGAAATACATTGAAATCTTATACATTGCCATCAAATCTCTTAACTTTCTCTGCACTAACtcatcttctccagtcctgcaccAATCCATTTTCTCTAATTTATCCCTAATCCCTGAAATTATTCGAACAATTGATTTAGGAACATCAGCAATTACTTCAATTAATATACTATATTTAATGTACAATATCTTGTTTCCAAATAATGTAATTGGGTAAAAAATTGCAGAAGGAAGATGATTCTTTCATATATGTAGAATgattattaactttttttttaacctttgaaGTTTGCCCTGTAGAAGCCGGTTCTTTTTTGTGTGGTATGAGGGAGGGTGTCGTGTTGGAGGAGGAAATTTGATTTTTCTAGTCCACTTAACATTCCTTTTCATTTCATATAAATACAGCTTGAGAAAAGCAAGTTGAAACCAGGGACTAGAGTTGCCCTGGATATGACGACTTTAACTATAATGAGGTAAGTGTTAGAATGGAAGTATTTTAATTAAATGGGGGGAAAAGGTCTCAATTAAGCAATATTTGAGCCTGAGAATATTAATAAGGCAATATTTGGATTTAAAGATTTGAATTCCTACAGCtagttaaactgcctacttccatcgcccttcactgggaccataaccctccatacccctgccattcatgtacctattcaaacttctgttaaatgttgaaatcaagcttgcatacaCAACTTGcgttggcagctctttccacactctcacgaccctctgagtgaagaagcttcccccccatattccccttaaacattttacctttcacccttaaaccatgtcctctagttgtagtcccacccagcctcagtggggaAAGGCCATTTATCTATacctgtcataattttgtatatatctatcaaatctcttctcagttttctatgttccaaggaataaaatagtaacctattcaatcttttcacataatgcaggtcctccagacctggcaacattcttgtaaattttctctgtactttttcaaccttatttacatctttcctatagataagtgaccaaaactgcacgcaatactccaaattaggccttaccaatgtcttgtacaacttcaacataacatcccatctcctgtactcagtactttgatttataaaggccaacgtGCTAGatgctttcttcacaaccctATCAAGCTTGGCAATTGTGATTTATTAAGGAATATTCGTGGGGTTGAGGAataatcaattttttaaaaagtttttgcTTGGTATGAGGTGACATTTATAGATTCAAATACCTTTAGTTTGATCAATTGTCACAACTGAATTTTAAATGTTGTGTACTTGTGTAACAGGTACTTGCCAAGAGAAGTGGACCCATTGGTGTACAACATGTCTCATGAAGATCCAGGAAATGTTACATATTCAGAGATTGGTGGATTGGCTGAACAGATTCGAGAACTGAGAGAGGTTTGCCAAAAAAACATTGCATTTTGAATATATTGAACTGTGTTCTATGGAACTGATGGTGCTTGTAGACCTTCTGTTTTGCTGAAAATGAAATTCTGCAACACTTACAGGTAATAGAGTTACCACTTACAAACCCAGAATTGTTCCAGCGTGTGGGAATCATTCCTCCAAAAGGATGTTTACTTTATGGACCACCAGGTAAACAAATAACCTTTTTCCCATTAAATTCCACTTAGAAACTAATCTAATTAAGCCTGCCATATTGTTAACAATATGTTTATTTTGGTATATTTAAATATGCTGCAGTGCTAGGAAGAGTTACTTGCAGATTCATGTTGGGAGTTGTAATTTCTTCGGGAAAGGATAAGGGATATGGATTTGTAAAATGGCTCGGTATTCTGCATTTGGATGTAATAATTTTGGGTAGCCAGAATAATTCATATACTTGCAATGTTAAGTTCTCTGGGCATTTTCCAAAAAAAGATCATCTAGTAGTGACGTGGTAGAAATATATTGCTGCTGTGGCTCACTGAAATTGATTTGGATGTCGATCTGCCTTCAACAAATACTGGATGCATCTTTACAAGAAGGAAAGATGTTGAGAGATGAGTCATCCTATTGAAATCAATTGTCTGAAGGCAAAGCCTGGAATAAAGACACGAGAGTGAAAAGATTGTGAGATTGTTAGTTTGAGAAATGGTGTGTTGTAGAAAGGAATCTTAAAATTGCTAATTTTCCATTTATTATGATAAAAGTTTGAATTGGTTTAAAATATTTAGTGCAATGGAAAAATAATGTCTTAAAGTAATCTCTTTATAACAGTAATAATGTTTTATGTGTCATGAAGGAACAAAATGTAAAATGTACCTTTATTTCTTTTCAGGTACAGGAAAAACACTCTTAGCAAGAGCTGTTGCTCGTCAATTAGACTGCAATTTTTTAAAGGTACATATTTATAAGCAAGAAATGAATTGAATCTgctcaagcaacacatacaaaatgctgaaggaactcagcagaccaggctgtatctatagaaaagagtaccgtcaatgtttcaggccaagacccttcattggaactcacacctgatgaggggtctcggcccaaaacatcgactgtactcttttccctagatgctgcctggcctgctgagttccaccagcattttgtaggtgttgcttggaattccagcatctgcagattttctcttgtttgtaatggaATCTGCTTATTAGGTTGATCCTTTGGATGAGATGGATTGCCcctgaagaaagattgaatattTTAAAGTTATAATTTCTTAGAGGGATTGACAAGATGGTTGGGGAATATAATAGTTTGAACTAGGGGTTCAGTCTCAAAATATGGAATTTGGCATTATAATAAtatgtactttattgatcccgagtgggaaattcttttgttacagcaacAATATCTAAAAGCATGCTTAGCAGGCTTCACTAATaaagtacaaaataataatatacacaataatttaccaatgtgcaataataatgtatgaacTTATAAAACTGAGACTATCGttctatgatgtgtgttcttctgtcgcacagagatgaactgttgtatatgctcaCTGCATTTGTTAGGAAAGGTTTAcagtaacgatccttgtgacagcggagctgagtgagtctgtttgaaagggtgctccgctgcttattcagtaggttatGAAGAgaatgtgccagattgtccataaaggataacagtttgtttagtgacctcctctccaccactaactgaAAAGAGTCCGGGTTGTAGCCAACGATGAATCCAGCCTTtttgattagtttaattagtcattttgtatcatcagcaccgatgttgctcccccaacataaagctgcaaagaagactgcactcgctaTAACAGATtagtaaaagatctccaacatcttgccgcatctcagcttccttagaaaatagagtctgctcatctcCTTATAAACTGCCTTGGTGTTgattttccagtcaagtctgttgttgcgcaaacacccaagtatttgtactccaccaccactgcaacaacttctcccagaatgtatgcAGGACTCATCATAGTCTTTTTCCTGCTAAAATCAATTGCCCTCTTTCTGGTGAGCATCTCCTTTAGGACTGCGATGAGTAATCATTTCTGCAGTCAAGAGTTGTGAAGCTTTAGAGTTTAATTAATTGTGTATGGCAAGGATCAATAGATTTTTGGTGTATGAAAAGATTAAGTTAAGATAGAAGATAACCTGGATCAAGCTGAAAAAAATCGAATGGTGGCCTCTTATATATCTTGCGTATATCCTATGAACTGAGTACGGTAATTCGGTTTTATTTTTAATAGGTCGTATCCAGCTCTATTGTTGATAAGTACATTGGTGAAAGTGCTCGTTTAATCAGAGAGATGTTCAACTATGCCAGAGATCACCAGCCATGTATCATTTTTATGGACGAGATTGATGCTATTGGTGAGCTTATTGCCTATGCCTTTTCAATTCAAATCATTAATTTTTACCATGAATTACAGTTCAAGTCAGTGTACAATCCTGTTACAATACTATTCACCTGAAATGGGTGAAAACATAATATACAATAAAAGAAGTCGGGTTGAAGTTTTATAAAACACCATTGAGGCTGTTGGAGGACCGTCAGCTACTGTTTTGGTCAATGCTATTTGGGAGAATGTAGAGCCTTAAAGATTTGCTAGAATGGTTCCAGGGATACACTGTGGCTGTATTCTTCTCTCTAGAAGCAAACAAGGTTGAGAAAATATTCGACAGATGTGTATGCAAACTTGTTTTTAAGTGAGAGAATAGGATTCCTATTGCAGGTGTTTCAATGACCAAGGGTGCAAATTTAAAGTAATGGACAAAAATTATAGGGGAATGCAAACAAAAACTTTTTTAATGCAGAGTAGTCATGATTTTGAAATTTCTGTCTTAAAGAAATGGAAATAGTCAATCAGTGATCACATATGAATTGGGTACATACactcttgaggaaaattaatttTGAAGCTATGGGAAAAGACCATGGAAATGAAACTATCATTACTAAGTCACTGTGACATTAATAAGCTACATAACCTTCTTTGCCATAACAGTTCTATGATTTTATGAAAAATTGATCTTTTTACTTCTCTGAACTTCCATAAGAAGCAATAACGTAATTTCAAAATAAACATGTTGGAATAATTTTTTTAGGTGGTCGCCGCTTCTCTGAAGGTACCTCTGCTGATCGTGAGATTCAACGAACACTTATGGAGGTAAAaagggatctagtgctttcctggcatatatgacgggtaaacttctcaggcttccagctgggtacaggaaTCGATTGTaactgacgtttcaatgacatactctgccatcttcatcagggatgatgcctgggcatgtctaacaCCTGTAGTCAGTTTCTGCTGATTGGtaatcctcatccaatcaggtttccgctctcccaccttgttcacAATCAAATTCTAGTTCTTACCTGGAACAAGAGCTTTGTCtttattaaaattcttttcctctagttttatttcaatggcttcctttacttgGTGGTCCCAAAAACCATTGATGTGGTGCAATAGTTTTGTGccgtcgaagtcaatcctatggctgtTGCAAATTcagtgttctgctaccactgatttctcTGAGTAACCTAAACAGATACATCTCCTCTGCGCCTTAATGCGGATTTCCACCATGTGCCCTGTCTGGCCAATATATTGTGCTCCacgttcacagggaatcctgtaaacgccaacTGATCCGactcccaggtcatctttgacccgtgtaagctgtgatttgagcttccttacgggtttgtgggTGGTATTAATTTGGTATTTCTTCAGAATCCTGGTGATCCttacagaaaccatggaaatatagggaagacggGGTAGCGATGGGCTCCTCCTTGTTGTTAGGTTTACTGTTTTACCATCATCCCTTTTAAGGAcccgattgatttccttcaccttgtagccattctgtaggaacgttGTGCATAATCGTCTTACTTCCTTGGGGACACTGTTTGTGTCCAAAATAGGTTTTGcacagttaatcaaagtagaaagaaccactCTATGTTGGGAGGCACGATGGTGGCTATTATTGTTGAGGTACAAGTCCATGTGAGTGAGTTTCTGATAGGCGCCGTGTCTGAGGCCACTGTTGTATTAGAATATCCAGGAATGGGAAGCAATCATTCttatccatctccatctccattgtaaattgaatgtttgggTGCATACTGTTCAGATTGCATTGGAACTGTTGGAGTACCTGAAGGAAAAGAAATTTTAACAAAGAAAGAAGGTCTTTCTCTAATTAAGAACCGGAATTCAACTGTAAGCAAGGTGGgggagcagaaacctgattggatgaggaccaaCCAATCAAGGGGGAAGGACTATAGGGGTTTAGATATTGCTGGACTAGACatacctaggcatcatccctgatgaagatggcaaagtttgtcatcgaaacatcagttgTAATCGATAGCTGTACCTGATTGGAAGCCCACAAAGAGTTTATTTGAATTATGGAGGTAATTTAGACTATAGAAAATGAGTGTTGTCCATCGTCAATTACCGTGCAGTCATTGTGTATAGCTAAATGCAGTTTAATGTAAATTTTAAGTAAAAAGAATGCTGGAGATAGTATCTCTTAAACACGTGATACTTGATGCACTAAGTTAATATTTCACTTCAATGACTTTTTATCAATAGTCTGCATATTTTCCATAAACCACCAACTTTTTTGAAAGATAATCAACTTGAAGCATTACTGCTGCaactttttcacagatgctacctgattaaATCCAACGCTCCTGCTTTATTTCACGTTTAAACTGTTTCAGCATGATGTGCAGTTATAATTGCAGGTTAAAATTGAAGCTTGCAATTCTACCAAACATCTTTTCTCTTGCACCACCCATTCATTCCATGAACTAAATTGTTGGGCCATATTAGAACTGTCCCTGTGGCTTTTCCTGACTTATACCTTTGTTGTCTAAAGGGTAAAAGATTAATTTGATAATCTGCCCTTCATCGTTAATTTCCAACTCGTCCATGTGCCTTCAAGGGTGACACTACATTAGATTGTTTATATTCTTATGAACAATCGTGTGCTGTTGTTTACTGAACCCAATACCACCCCAACTGAGCCAACTCCTGAAACTGCAAATAATATTAGATATAAAAGGATTTGTATGATTAAAACCCTCTGCTACATAGGATCTGGTTTGCGAACTGTCGGGTATTGCAATTTATTTCTGTATGTACTTGAAATGGTATACACTGTCCAGGTTTGAAATCTCTTCAGTTGAGGTGCCATGAACTTTGCATGGTCTGAGTTAACAttttcttcttcctcctctcctggcactctctccctcccttccacttGCTGTTTCCTATCCCCTATTCACTCCCTACAcatccctctcatcatcttccaTCACTCTTACCCttgccctcccctcctctcttgtCACTCTCTCCCTCTAATTATAATAAAATTATTGTTTAGAATATTCAAAGAGCCTAATTAGTTCTGAACTGCATTGAAAGAGTGGAATTTGTGCAAATCCAGGTTCATACTTGTTTTGGAATTATATTTGTATAGCTCATCAtattgatgttttggaccaaatTGAAATCTTAACTGCATTGAATTCTAGCTGTTGAATCAGATGGATGGCTTTGATACTCTTCACAGAGTTAAAATGATCATGGCTACAAACAGACCAGATACATTAGATCCCGCTTTGTTGCGCCCTGGAAGACTAGATAGAAAGATTCGTAAGTACTGTATAGAGAAAGAATTTAAATTGTTTTGGGAGGAATATTTTATATTAAATTTTACAATTATGACAATGCAATTTAAATCTGTACTGCTAGACATTGAACTTCCAAATGAGCAAGCAAGATTGGATATTTTGAAGATCCATGCTGCACCTATCACGAAACATGGTGAAATAGGTATGatatgtttgctttttttttgtaagacTGAAAATCTATTAGCTAGTAAAATATGTTGACTAGAATGCAGAAATTTCTATTTAACAGTAAATGGCTGCATTTGGTGACTTCTAAAGCTACAATAAATGCTTCAACTTTGTTACTCACCTTAAAATTCTCTGTTTGCAAATGCTGAAGTGCAAATATTTGCATTCCATTCAAAATAAATATAAGCTATTTCATAATACAGCATAATATAGTTAATAACAGCacactgaagaagtttcctcttatGGTGACAAAACGtttacaaatggattgccaagaccAGAGACCAACGCAACCCAACCATCAGCCATGCAAGCTACAAATTTTCCAAGTTATTTCTGACATTTCAATTATTCTGCTGTTAATTAAATCAGAATATTCAGTATGATGCAGAATCCCCAGGCAGGGCCACAATATATGAATTTTTTTCAAGTCACATTATATTCAATGAAAATTATTTGTAATATTCAGTATCATAGGATGTGATTGTGGTTTGTAGCAAGTTTATACATCTTGAGGATCCGATAAGACTTCCACCTggacttagaaaccatagaaaaactacagcacagaaacaggtcttttggcccttcttggccatgccgaaccattttctgcctattcccactgacctgcacacagaccatatccctccatacacctcccatccatgtatctgtccaatttattcttaaatgttaaaaaagaacccgcatttaccacctcgtctggcagctcattccacactcccaccactctctgtgtgaagaagcctcccctaaaacttttcccccttcacccttaacccatgtcctctgttttttttttccccttgcctcagtggaaaaagcctgcttgcattcactcatctgtacccatcataattttatatacctctgtcaaatctcccctcattcttctacgctccagggaataaagtcctaacctattcaacctttctgtgtaactgagtttctcaagtcccggcaacatccttgtaaaccttctctgcactctttcaaccttattaatatccttcctgtaatttggtgaccaaaactgaacacaatactccagattcggcctcaccaatgcctcatcaTAACATTACAGCTCTTATGtttaatactttgattaataaaggccaatgtaccaaaagctctttttatgaccctatctacctgtaat containing:
- the psmc6 gene encoding 26S proteasome regulatory subunit 10B, which produces MAEPREKALQDYRKKLLEHKEIDGRLKELREQLKELTKQYEKSENDLKALQSVGQIVGEVLKQLTEEKFIVKATNGPRYVVGCRRQLEKSKLKPGTRVALDMTTLTIMRYLPREVDPLVYNMSHEDPGNVTYSEIGGLAEQIRELREVIELPLTNPELFQRVGIIPPKGCLLYGPPGTGKTLLARAVARQLDCNFLKVVSSSIVDKYIGESARLIREMFNYARDHQPCIIFMDEIDAIGGRRFSEGTSADREIQRTLMELLNQMDGFDTLHRVKMIMATNRPDTLDPALLRPGRLDRKIHIELPNEQARLDILKIHAAPITKHGEIDYEAVVKLSDGFNGADLRNVCTEAGMFAIRADRDYVIQEDFMKAVRKVADSKKLESKLDYKPV